A region from the Catellatospora sp. TT07R-123 genome encodes:
- a CDS encoding MarR family winged helix-turn-helix transcriptional regulator: MQDHDEPGLSEAFWGVARQLRHLTKDALAPWQVTPSQARALGVLGKEPVLRLNELAEQLRIAPRSVTEVVDDLESRGLVERRPDPADRRATLAALTETGREVVAAIGAARRAEADRFFSTLSPADRDHLTRILQQLSA, from the coding sequence GTGCAGGATCACGACGAGCCCGGCCTGTCTGAGGCGTTCTGGGGCGTTGCGCGCCAATTGCGCCACCTGACCAAGGACGCCCTCGCGCCCTGGCAGGTCACCCCGTCCCAGGCGCGGGCGCTGGGCGTGCTCGGCAAGGAGCCGGTGCTGCGCCTCAACGAGCTGGCCGAGCAGCTGCGCATCGCACCCCGGTCCGTGACGGAGGTCGTCGACGACCTGGAATCACGGGGCCTGGTCGAGCGGCGGCCCGATCCCGCCGACCGCCGCGCCACCCTCGCGGCGCTGACCGAGACCGGACGCGAGGTCGTCGCCGCCATCGGAGCCGCCCGCCGGGCCGAAGCCGACCGGTTCTTCAGCACCCTCAGCCCCGCCGACCGCGACCACCTGACCCGCATCCTCCAACAGCTCTCCGCCTGA
- a CDS encoding LysE family translocator: MAPQAVAGFLLAVLPLVATPGASLALLTQRVTAGGARHAAPVVLGTLTGLYVHAALAVAGLSALVMHSSRLFTAVRLAGAAYLVVLGVLTWRGPRPGTGARIDRQRSAYWQALLGNVLNPKAASIYLTLVPQFVDPRRSLAAQVFTLATAHALLMVAWLGGWTALLRRARRALAVSGLAAVTRRLAAVVLIGLGVRAAV, encoded by the coding sequence ATGGCGCCGCAGGCCGTGGCCGGGTTCCTGCTGGCCGTGCTGCCGCTGGTCGCCACCCCGGGCGCCAGCCTGGCCCTGCTCACCCAGCGGGTCACCGCCGGCGGGGCCAGGCACGCCGCCCCCGTGGTGCTGGGCACCCTCACCGGGCTGTACGTGCACGCGGCACTCGCCGTCGCGGGCCTGTCCGCGCTGGTCATGCACTCCAGCAGGCTGTTCACCGCGGTACGGCTCGCCGGTGCGGCGTACCTGGTGGTGCTCGGGGTCCTGACCTGGCGCGGCCCGCGCCCCGGCACCGGTGCCCGGATCGACCGGCAGCGTTCCGCCTACTGGCAGGCGCTGCTGGGCAACGTGCTCAACCCGAAGGCCGCCTCGATCTACCTCACCCTGGTGCCGCAGTTCGTCGACCCGCGCCGGTCCCTGGCCGCGCAGGTGTTCACCCTGGCCACGGCGCACGCACTGCTCATGGTGGCGTGGCTGGGCGGCTGGACCGCGCTGCTGCGCCGGGCCCGGCGGGCCCTGGCCGTCAGCGGCCTGGCCGCCGTGACCCGCCGCCTGGCCGCGGTCGTCCTGATCGGTCTGGGGGTACGCGCCGCGGTGTGA
- a CDS encoding cyclase family protein — MIEYRVSFDADVTFANGGGLQAQGFRLDIPSGTITDAEIAALFTRHLGLLMVERVDLRDVEILTEPHKGSRGGPSDTAAAPSAPTRLVELNHVLSDGVVTYPGLPGPRLSDHLSRADSRSHYAPGTEFVIGHVDMVTNTGTYVDSPFHRYADGPDLADLPLSAFVDLPVAVARVTGSTERGVGPLAFAPLDVAGRAVLVHTGWDRHFGTDAYGTDAPYLTREAAEYLVQAGAALVGIDSVNIDEIVPAGERPVHSLLLEAGIPIVEHLTGLDQLPLTGARLHAAPLRISGLGTFSVRAYALVP, encoded by the coding sequence ATGATCGAGTATCGGGTGAGCTTCGACGCCGACGTGACCTTCGCCAACGGGGGCGGGTTGCAGGCGCAGGGGTTCCGGCTGGACATCCCGTCCGGCACCATCACCGACGCCGAAATCGCCGCCCTGTTCACGCGGCACCTGGGCCTGCTCATGGTGGAGCGGGTCGACCTGCGCGACGTCGAGATCCTCACCGAGCCGCACAAGGGCTCGCGCGGCGGCCCGTCGGACACCGCCGCCGCGCCGAGCGCCCCGACGCGGCTGGTCGAACTCAACCACGTGCTCAGCGACGGCGTCGTCACCTATCCCGGACTGCCCGGCCCGCGCCTGTCCGACCACCTGAGCCGGGCCGACTCCCGGTCGCACTACGCGCCCGGCACCGAGTTCGTCATCGGCCACGTCGACATGGTGACCAACACCGGCACCTACGTCGACAGCCCCTTCCACCGGTACGCCGACGGCCCCGACCTGGCCGACCTGCCCCTGTCGGCCTTCGTCGACCTGCCGGTCGCCGTCGCCCGGGTCACCGGGTCCACCGAGCGCGGCGTCGGCCCGCTGGCGTTCGCGCCGCTGGACGTCGCGGGCCGGGCGGTGCTGGTCCACACAGGCTGGGACCGCCACTTCGGCACCGACGCGTACGGCACCGACGCCCCGTACCTGACCCGTGAAGCCGCCGAATACCTGGTCCAGGCGGGTGCGGCCCTGGTCGGCATCGACTCGGTCAACATCGACGAGATCGTCCCGGCGGGGGAGCGCCCGGTCCACTCGCTCCTGCTCGAAGCCGGCATCCCGATCGTCGAGCACCTCACCGGGCTGGACCAGCTCCCGCTGACCGGCGCCCGCCTGCACGCGGCCCCGCTGCGCATCAGCGGCCTGGGCACCTTCTCCGTCCGCGCCTACGCCCTGGTCCCGTGA
- a CDS encoding metallophosphoesterase has product MLLLAHISDLHLDGTQRATERALRVMDHLRNLPRPVDAVVVTGDIADHGEISEYEEAARILAAPFPVLLAPGNHDARGPLRKGLLGLPEDGSPVNSVHRVGGAAVLMCDSSIPGRDEGLLDPDTVAWIDRTLSELHDVPAFLAFHHPPVRMHHPLPDSIGLQRQQDLADLLDAHPHVVAVLTGHSHTAAASTFARRPLLVAPAITWTLRLPWEGEGLADLDAPPALAYHVLDDDGSLITHFRVVR; this is encoded by the coding sequence ATGCTGCTGCTCGCCCACATCAGCGACCTGCATCTGGACGGCACCCAGCGCGCCACCGAACGCGCCCTGCGCGTCATGGACCACCTGCGCAACCTGCCCCGGCCCGTCGACGCCGTCGTCGTCACCGGGGACATCGCCGACCACGGCGAGATCAGCGAGTACGAGGAGGCCGCCCGCATCCTGGCCGCGCCGTTCCCGGTGCTGCTCGCCCCCGGCAACCACGACGCGCGCGGGCCGCTGCGCAAAGGCCTGCTCGGCCTGCCCGAAGACGGCAGCCCGGTCAACTCCGTCCACCGCGTCGGCGGCGCCGCCGTGCTCATGTGCGACTCCAGCATCCCCGGCCGCGATGAGGGACTGCTCGACCCGGACACCGTGGCCTGGATCGACCGCACCCTGAGCGAGCTGCACGACGTCCCGGCCTTCCTCGCCTTCCACCACCCGCCGGTCCGCATGCACCACCCGCTGCCCGACAGCATCGGCCTGCAACGGCAGCAGGACCTCGCCGACCTGCTCGACGCCCACCCGCACGTGGTGGCCGTGCTCACCGGTCACTCCCACACCGCCGCCGCCTCCACCTTCGCCCGGCGGCCGCTGCTGGTCGCCCCCGCGATCACCTGGACCCTGCGCCTGCCCTGGGAGGGCGAGGGCCTCGCCGACCTGGACGCCCCGCCCGCGCTGGCCTACCACGTGCTCGACGACGACGGCAGCCTGATCACCCACTTCCGGGTCGTGCGCTGA
- a CDS encoding carbohydrate ABC transporter permease: MRAARRRSGTRGNEAAAGWLFTAPVLAILGLFLVLPIGMALWVSLTGWNGQGSPFASGVPFVGLSNYTDLFTQEGLARETFMVSIRNNLYYVAFAVPAQTALALALALVVNRRGLRGRSFFRTAFYFPSVTSSVAISVVFLFLFANSGAVNALLAYLGINGPAWFTDPRGLLHLALGGLGLVDPAHPPQALTSSGPFGLSWWEWLSGPSVAMATIIALAVWTTSGTFMLIYIAALQDIPVQVEEASLVDGANAWQRLVHVTLPMLRPATFLVVTLGLIGTWQVFDQIYVMSQGNPAGTTLTPAFLSYRTAFRDFEYGSGAAISFVLFLIIVVMTLVQHWIMRDRDEP, from the coding sequence ATGCGCGCCGCACGCCGCCGCAGCGGCACCAGGGGCAACGAGGCCGCGGCGGGCTGGCTGTTCACCGCGCCGGTCCTGGCCATCCTGGGCCTGTTCCTGGTGCTTCCCATCGGCATGGCGCTGTGGGTGAGCCTGACCGGCTGGAACGGGCAGGGCAGCCCGTTCGCGTCCGGGGTGCCGTTCGTCGGCCTGTCCAACTACACCGACCTGTTCACGCAGGAAGGGCTGGCCCGCGAGACCTTCATGGTCAGCATCCGCAACAACCTGTACTACGTGGCCTTCGCGGTGCCGGCCCAGACCGCCCTGGCCCTGGCCCTGGCGCTGGTGGTCAACCGGCGCGGGCTGCGCGGCAGGTCGTTCTTCCGGACCGCCTTCTACTTCCCGTCGGTCACCAGCTCCGTGGCGATCAGCGTGGTGTTCCTGTTCCTGTTCGCCAACTCCGGCGCGGTGAACGCGCTGCTGGCGTACCTCGGGATCAACGGCCCGGCCTGGTTCACCGACCCGCGCGGGCTGCTGCACCTGGCCCTGGGCGGCCTCGGCCTGGTCGACCCGGCGCACCCGCCGCAGGCGCTCACCTCGTCGGGCCCGTTCGGGCTGTCCTGGTGGGAGTGGCTGTCCGGGCCCAGCGTCGCGATGGCCACCATCATCGCGCTCGCCGTCTGGACCACCAGCGGCACCTTCATGCTGATCTACATCGCCGCGCTGCAGGACATCCCGGTCCAGGTCGAGGAGGCGAGCCTGGTCGACGGCGCGAACGCCTGGCAGCGGCTGGTGCACGTGACCCTGCCGATGCTGAGACCGGCCACGTTCCTGGTGGTCACGCTGGGACTGATCGGCACCTGGCAGGTCTTCGACCAGATCTACGTGATGAGCCAGGGCAACCCGGCGGGCACCACGCTGACCCCGGCGTTCCTGTCCTACCGCACCGCCTTCCGCGACTTCGAGTACGGCTCAGGCGCCGCCATCTCGTTCGTCCTCTTCCTGATCATCGTGGTGATGACGCTGGTCCAGCACTGGATCATGCGCGACCGGGACGAGCCGTGA
- the add gene encoding adenosine deaminase, with product MRELRTLPKANLHLHLTGSMRPATLAELAARAGLPVPDAIPAGAQGWDAFQSRYDLARAVLRTADDIARVVAEAAEDDAACGAGWTELQVDPSSYAERLGGYEAVVETVLAAAGDRVGIILASSWAAAPEQALRTAGLAARYAGHGVVGFGLSNDERRGRVEDFVPAFRVAAGAGLIAVPHGGFYEGAWHVRACVELLGAARVGHGLTAHADPATVELLAERGVALEICPTSYPPLGVAEVAGLPVRALLAAGVPVALGTDDPLLFGADLAGQYALARDHLALDDDEMAALARHSVLASAAAPQRRRQLLDGIDAWLTH from the coding sequence GTGCGTGAGCTGAGGACGTTGCCGAAGGCGAATCTGCATCTGCATCTGACCGGGTCGATGCGGCCGGCGACGCTGGCGGAGCTCGCGGCGCGGGCCGGGCTGCCGGTGCCGGACGCGATCCCCGCCGGGGCGCAGGGGTGGGACGCGTTCCAGTCGCGGTACGACCTGGCGCGGGCCGTGCTGCGTACCGCCGATGACATCGCCCGGGTGGTCGCCGAGGCGGCCGAGGACGACGCGGCCTGCGGAGCCGGGTGGACCGAGCTCCAGGTCGACCCGTCGTCCTACGCCGAGCGGCTGGGCGGCTACGAGGCGGTCGTGGAGACGGTGCTGGCGGCGGCCGGTGACCGGGTCGGCATCATCCTGGCGTCGAGCTGGGCTGCCGCACCGGAGCAGGCGCTGCGGACGGCCGGGCTGGCGGCGCGGTACGCCGGGCACGGGGTCGTCGGGTTCGGGCTGTCCAACGATGAGCGGCGCGGCCGGGTCGAGGACTTCGTGCCCGCGTTCCGGGTGGCGGCCGGGGCGGGGCTGATCGCGGTGCCCCACGGCGGGTTCTACGAGGGAGCATGGCACGTGCGCGCGTGCGTCGAGCTGCTGGGCGCGGCCCGGGTCGGGCACGGGCTGACCGCGCACGCCGACCCGGCCACGGTGGAACTGCTGGCCGAACGGGGTGTCGCGCTGGAGATCTGCCCGACGTCGTACCCGCCGCTGGGGGTCGCGGAGGTCGCCGGGCTGCCGGTGCGGGCGCTGCTGGCGGCGGGGGTGCCGGTGGCGCTGGGCACCGACGATCCGCTGCTGTTCGGCGCCGACCTGGCCGGGCAGTACGCCCTGGCCCGCGACCACCTCGCGCTCGATGACGACGAGATGGCGGCACTGGCCCGGCATTCGGTGCTCGCCTCCGCCGCCGCGCCGCAGCGCAGGCGGCAGCTGCTCGACGGGATCGACGCCTGGCTCACTCACTGA
- a CDS encoding extracellular solute-binding protein, whose translation MKLRAALLVAACGALFALAACGDHGSGPVAQQSGPARLRILIGSSGSAETKAVTDAAAAWAAATGNTATVIPAQDLQQQLGQAFAGGSPPDVFYVDAARFADYASIGALEPYAEHLPQAADFYDSLRAAFTRDGRFYCAPKDFATLALEINDGLWRQAGLTAADVPRDWDGLRAAAVRLRAAGLAPLVLGDTFDRIGAFMVQSGGWLVSPDGRQAIADSPQNLRALRYVQDLLRSGLAAYPKQVDAGWAGEAFGRGTAVMTVEGNWIKGALAKDYPGVAYSVHELPAGPAGPGTLLSTTCWGVAARSPFQAQAVSFVEAMTAADQQLAFADAYGVMPSLRSARDRYLRRFPADAAFLAGADHARGPVNAPRLSRVLADFDSRLQDLAAADPAVILARLQRNLTAVLPG comes from the coding sequence GTGAAACTGCGCGCGGCTCTGCTGGTCGCGGCCTGCGGGGCGCTGTTCGCGCTCGCGGCCTGCGGCGACCACGGCAGCGGCCCCGTCGCGCAGCAGTCCGGCCCGGCGCGGCTGCGGATCCTCATCGGCTCGTCCGGCTCGGCCGAGACGAAGGCGGTCACCGACGCCGCGGCGGCCTGGGCCGCGGCCACCGGCAACACGGCCACCGTGATTCCCGCGCAGGACCTGCAGCAGCAGCTCGGCCAGGCGTTCGCGGGGGGCTCGCCGCCGGACGTGTTCTACGTCGACGCCGCCCGCTTCGCCGATTACGCCAGCATCGGCGCGCTGGAGCCGTACGCCGAGCACCTGCCGCAGGCGGCCGACTTCTACGACAGCCTGCGCGCCGCCTTCACCCGCGACGGCAGGTTCTACTGCGCGCCGAAGGACTTCGCGACCCTGGCTCTGGAGATCAACGACGGGCTGTGGCGGCAGGCCGGGCTGACCGCCGCCGACGTGCCGCGGGACTGGGACGGCCTGCGCGCGGCCGCCGTCCGGCTGCGCGCGGCGGGGCTCGCTCCGCTGGTGCTCGGCGACACCTTCGACCGCATCGGCGCGTTCATGGTGCAGTCCGGCGGCTGGCTGGTCAGCCCCGACGGCAGGCAGGCCATCGCGGACAGCCCGCAGAACCTGCGGGCGCTGCGGTACGTGCAGGACCTGCTGCGGTCCGGGCTGGCCGCCTACCCCAAGCAGGTCGACGCGGGCTGGGCGGGCGAGGCCTTCGGCCGCGGCACCGCCGTGATGACCGTCGAGGGCAACTGGATCAAGGGCGCCCTGGCCAAGGACTATCCCGGCGTCGCGTACTCCGTGCACGAGCTGCCCGCCGGGCCCGCCGGTCCGGGCACCCTGCTGTCGACCACGTGCTGGGGTGTCGCCGCCCGCAGCCCGTTCCAGGCCCAGGCGGTCTCGTTCGTCGAGGCGATGACCGCCGCCGACCAGCAGCTCGCCTTCGCCGACGCGTACGGCGTGATGCCCTCGCTGCGCAGCGCCCGCGACCGCTACCTGCGGCGGTTCCCGGCCGACGCCGCGTTCCTGGCCGGGGCCGACCACGCCCGCGGCCCGGTCAACGCGCCCAGGCTCAGCCGCGTGCTGGCCGACTTCGACAGTCGGCTCCAGGATCTCGCCGCGGCCGACCCCGCCGTGATCCTGGCCCGCCTCCAGCGCAACCTCACCGCCGTACTCCCGGGCTGA
- a CDS encoding nuclear transport factor 2 family protein — protein sequence MDQQTASAFAERWIALWNSRDLEGVLELFADDAVFSSPTAARLGHGAGGVVRGKEALRAYWSDALSHNPELHFDLLGVYVGTTALVINFRRQTGVRANEVLVFDGPLIVEGHATHVTT from the coding sequence ATGGACCAGCAGACGGCCTCGGCGTTCGCCGAGCGGTGGATCGCCCTGTGGAACTCACGTGATCTCGAAGGTGTGCTCGAACTCTTCGCCGACGACGCTGTCTTCAGCTCGCCGACCGCCGCGCGGCTGGGCCACGGCGCCGGCGGCGTCGTGCGGGGCAAGGAAGCCCTGCGCGCCTACTGGTCCGACGCGCTGAGCCACAACCCCGAGCTGCACTTCGACCTTCTCGGCGTCTACGTCGGCACCACCGCGCTCGTGATCAACTTCCGCCGCCAGACCGGCGTGCGGGCCAACGAGGTGCTCGTCTTCGACGGCCCCCTGATCGTCGAAGGGCACGCGACGCACGTCACCACGTAG
- a CDS encoding STAS domain-containing protein — MADDRVTHTTVVHGDVCRVELVGDIDMAVTEDLAGWLTTAIDTTGCRLLELDLSQTLFLDSTGITALLRVRQYADGRGVGFKCVDPAPFVRRIFDVTGVTPYLT; from the coding sequence GTGGCCGACGATCGGGTTACCCATACGACCGTGGTCCACGGTGACGTGTGCCGGGTCGAGCTGGTCGGCGACATCGACATGGCCGTGACCGAGGACCTCGCCGGCTGGCTGACCACCGCGATCGACACCACCGGCTGCCGCCTGCTCGAACTCGACCTGTCGCAGACGCTGTTCCTCGACTCGACCGGCATCACCGCGCTGCTGCGGGTGCGCCAGTACGCCGACGGGCGCGGCGTCGGCTTCAAATGCGTCGACCCGGCACCGTTCGTGCGCCGGATCTTCGACGTGACCGGGGTGACCCCGTATCTCACCTGA
- a CDS encoding carbohydrate ABC transporter permease, producing the protein MSRARSPRAIAGTVLSYLVLGFFSLVFVYPFVIQAANSFKTEPDAAAHPLSPIPHPFTTAAFAQIFDSTEFPLWLANSVLVTLLVTAGRVFLDSLAGYALARLDFRGRGAVGALIVAVMAVPGVVLLIPKFLVLTGLGIYDTYAALVLPVLADAAGVFIMRQFFRSVPASIEEAARIDGAGTFRVFWSVVLPMARPALITLTILSFQSSWNEFPHTLVAVQEPRLYTLPRGVANLVTGSLGAGTQYPLKLGAALLATIPVAVIFFALQRYFVRGAAEGASKE; encoded by the coding sequence GTGAGCCGCGCCCGCAGCCCGCGCGCGATCGCCGGCACCGTGCTCAGCTACCTCGTGCTGGGCTTCTTCTCGCTGGTCTTCGTGTATCCGTTCGTCATCCAGGCGGCCAACTCGTTCAAGACCGAACCGGACGCCGCCGCCCACCCGCTGTCGCCGATCCCGCACCCGTTCACCACCGCGGCGTTCGCCCAGATCTTCGACAGCACCGAATTCCCGCTCTGGCTGGCCAACTCGGTGCTGGTCACCCTGCTGGTCACCGCGGGCCGGGTGTTCCTGGACTCCCTGGCCGGGTATGCCCTGGCCCGGCTGGACTTCCGCGGCCGCGGCGCGGTCGGCGCGCTGATCGTCGCGGTGATGGCGGTGCCCGGCGTCGTGTTGCTGATCCCGAAGTTCCTGGTGCTCACCGGGCTCGGCATCTACGACACGTACGCCGCGCTGGTGCTGCCGGTGCTCGCCGACGCGGCCGGGGTGTTCATCATGCGGCAGTTCTTCCGGTCCGTGCCGGCGAGCATCGAGGAGGCCGCCCGCATCGACGGGGCGGGCACGTTCCGCGTCTTCTGGTCGGTCGTGCTGCCGATGGCCCGGCCCGCCCTGATCACGCTGACGATCCTGTCGTTCCAGAGTTCCTGGAACGAGTTCCCGCACACCCTGGTGGCGGTGCAGGAGCCCCGGCTGTACACGCTGCCCCGGGGCGTGGCGAACCTGGTCACCGGCTCGCTCGGCGCGGGCACGCAGTATCCGCTCAAGCTCGGTGCCGCCCTGCTGGCCACCATCCCGGTGGCGGTCATCTTCTTCGCGTTGCAGCGCTACTTCGTCCGCGGCGCGGCCGAGGGCGCCAGCAAGGAGTGA
- a CDS encoding ABATE domain-containing protein — protein MINLALDLASTIRHDGNGGVADDLAAPAGLTTWVRDRADALGPWAAAFTADSRALADVTSLRAGVRALFARAVRPAPPSRADADRLLPLPEALTRVNDAAAQVPTTPRLTWAEQGEPAARPEHGTAAPATLLTAALARATIDFLTGPDRADLRSCTAPRCVRYFVKGHGRQEFCKPSCSNRARVARHYQRQHENQAG, from the coding sequence GTGATCAACCTGGCTCTCGACCTGGCGAGCACGATCCGCCACGACGGCAACGGCGGTGTGGCCGACGACCTCGCCGCCCCGGCCGGGCTGACCACCTGGGTACGCGACCGCGCCGACGCGCTCGGCCCCTGGGCGGCCGCGTTCACCGCCGACTCCCGCGCCCTCGCCGACGTCACCTCCCTGCGGGCCGGGGTGCGGGCGCTGTTCGCCCGCGCGGTACGGCCCGCGCCGCCCAGCCGCGCCGACGCCGACCGGCTGCTGCCGCTGCCCGAGGCCCTGACCCGGGTCAACGACGCGGCCGCACAGGTGCCGACCACGCCCCGGCTGACCTGGGCCGAGCAGGGCGAACCGGCCGCGCGGCCCGAACACGGCACGGCCGCGCCCGCGACCCTGCTGACCGCCGCGCTGGCCCGTGCCACGATCGACTTCCTGACCGGCCCCGACCGGGCCGACCTGCGTTCGTGCACCGCCCCGCGCTGCGTGCGCTACTTCGTCAAAGGCCACGGGCGGCAGGAGTTCTGCAAGCCGTCATGCAGCAACCGGGCCCGGGTCGCCCGCCACTACCAGCGCCAGCACGAGAACCAGGCGGGCTGA
- a CDS encoding helix-turn-helix transcriptional regulator — protein sequence MFPEVAAEQLLVLAEAAADPDEAARLVFEAFLALSRTVAGQALLPLLDAMTQVARSSDSPRVEFLARTLSGVVAVRTGQPEGVELLESALDRFGAHGLDGDALYLECALLATLTLIRPHEARPRFAAHVDRLDLEPARRARLVAMIGLGDAWAGNLIRGQAEMLEARQLALAAGRVDIEAEVTSWLIKCEALRGDLAASAEHLARARELSARNGAPWVAAQVTEGAAALHFARGDTEAWAALLEYMVDSGIGTDSGLLFEYRWELATYRLERGDPGGARALLAGVPQPPPGWPGSPAMAAWRRWIEDPDDPATADAFEEALTFLVRPAERLPRARMAWLLARRRAATGRRADAIRLLEAACTGYAAIGAGGMLHLVAADLAAVTGGGSQPAPRAALAPAGGEPNLTGAEVRVAVAVADGLSNRETAQRLYVSVKTIEFHLGNIYRKLGVRNRTELAKQLHPLG from the coding sequence GTGTTCCCGGAGGTGGCGGCCGAGCAGCTGCTGGTCCTGGCCGAGGCGGCGGCGGACCCGGACGAGGCCGCCCGCCTGGTGTTCGAGGCGTTCCTGGCCCTTTCGCGTACCGTCGCGGGCCAGGCGCTGCTGCCGCTGCTCGATGCGATGACCCAGGTGGCGCGCTCCTCGGATTCGCCCCGGGTGGAGTTCCTGGCCCGGACCCTGTCCGGTGTGGTCGCCGTGCGCACGGGGCAGCCTGAGGGCGTCGAGCTGCTGGAATCGGCACTGGACCGGTTCGGCGCGCACGGTCTCGACGGCGACGCGCTGTATCTGGAGTGCGCGCTGCTGGCGACCCTGACGCTGATCCGGCCGCACGAGGCCCGGCCCCGGTTCGCCGCGCACGTCGACCGGCTCGACCTGGAGCCCGCGCGCCGGGCCCGGCTCGTCGCGATGATCGGGCTGGGCGACGCGTGGGCGGGCAACCTGATCCGGGGCCAGGCCGAGATGCTGGAGGCGCGGCAGCTCGCGCTCGCGGCGGGGCGCGTCGACATCGAGGCCGAGGTCACCTCGTGGCTGATCAAATGCGAGGCGCTGCGGGGCGACCTGGCGGCCTCGGCGGAGCATCTGGCGCGGGCGCGGGAGCTGTCGGCCCGCAACGGTGCGCCGTGGGTCGCCGCGCAGGTGACCGAGGGTGCGGCGGCGCTGCATTTCGCGCGCGGCGACACCGAGGCGTGGGCGGCGCTGCTGGAGTACATGGTGGACAGCGGCATCGGCACCGATTCGGGGCTGCTGTTCGAATACCGGTGGGAGCTGGCGACGTACCGGCTGGAGCGCGGTGATCCGGGTGGGGCCCGCGCGCTGCTGGCCGGGGTGCCGCAGCCGCCGCCGGGCTGGCCGGGCAGCCCGGCGATGGCCGCGTGGCGCCGGTGGATCGAGGACCCGGACGACCCGGCGACCGCTGACGCGTTCGAGGAGGCGCTGACTTTCCTGGTACGGCCCGCCGAGCGGCTGCCCCGGGCGCGGATGGCGTGGCTGCTGGCCCGGCGCCGGGCCGCCACCGGCCGCCGGGCGGACGCGATCCGGCTGCTGGAGGCGGCGTGCACCGGGTACGCCGCGATCGGGGCGGGCGGCATGCTGCACCTGGTCGCCGCAGATCTGGCGGCGGTGACCGGCGGCGGATCGCAGCCGGCGCCCCGGGCCGCGCTGGCCCCGGCCGGGGGCGAGCCCAACCTCACCGGTGCCGAGGTGCGGGTGGCGGTCGCCGTCGCCGACGGGCTGAGCAACCGCGAGACGGCGCAGCGGCTGTACGTGTCGGTGAAGACGATCGAGTTCCACCTCGGCAACATCTACCGCAAGCTGGGCGTACGCAACCGCACCGAACTGGCCAAACAGCTCCATCCGCTGGGCTGA